One segment of Meriones unguiculatus strain TT.TT164.6M chromosome 3, Bangor_MerUng_6.1, whole genome shotgun sequence DNA contains the following:
- the LOC132652976 gene encoding uncharacterized protein LOC132652976, with protein sequence MLSREEAQSRPLGVLLARSFQSKSTSSPAMPGGWVIRGKMLGRMSLGTFLGCPVLLHPFPGLEESLGVLAKGQVAVREQSSGSGRSKRPKLSAPAPEGTGPPHLRAAWDQSAGVKAGFQEPDSPAAPPGSAEDLCAWPGSQFEPPPAQPGPGRPKRRRVGCRSDSRPLGHELTGLHACSPADSACPRSACRTPPPGRALKVARGTTAAGTHLPLGSRRCAPRPPALSPVLAAASCEAARRASCAKACGEGGRVTGCKGSLGSAPTPAP encoded by the exons ATGCTCAGCAGGGAGGAAGCGCAGAGCCGGCCTCTGGGAGTATTGCTGGCCCGGAGTTTCCAGAGCAAGAGCACTTCAAGCCCAGCAATGCCCGGCGGGTGGGTTATCAGAGGTAAGATGCTGGGGAGAATGAGCCTTGGGACCTTTCTAGGCTGTCCCGtcctcctccaccccttcccaGGCCTGGAGGAGAGTCTTGGCGTACTAGCCAAAGGGCAGGTCGCGGTGAGAGAGCAGAGTTCTGGTTCAGGGCGCAGCAAAAGACCGAAGCTCAGCGCACCCGCACCCGAGGGCACAGGGCCTCCCCACCTCAGGGCTGCCTGGGATCAAAGTGCTGGAGTGAAGGCGGGGTTCCAGGAACCCGACTCTCCCGCTGCACCACCGGGCAGCGCTGAGGACCTGTGTGCCTGGCCAG GATCCCAGTTCGAGCCCCCGCCCGCCCAACCAGGGCCAGGACGGCCAAAGAGGAGGCGCGTAGGATGCCGCTCAGATTCCCGCCCCTTGGGGCATGAACTCACCGGGCTCCACGCGTGCTCTCCAGCAGATTCTGCTTGTCCAAGGTCGGCATGccgcaccccccccccagggcgcGCACTCAAAGTTGCACGCGGGACGACGGCAGCGGGCACTCACCTTCCGCTCGGCTCCCGCCGCTGCGCCCCGCGCCCGCCCGCTTTATCCCCGGTCCTCGCCGCCGCCTCGTGTGAAGCCGCCCGCCGCGCGTCGTGTGCAAAAGCCTgcggggaggggggaagggtgaCCGGCTGCAAAGGGAGTCTCGGCTCTGCCCCCACACCGGCCCCATGA